The sequence TTATTAAGACCGATTGAATTAGAAAATGTATTAGCACAGGTTTTAACTGTACTGTTGGGCGGTTCAATACTGGTATTGGTCGGTTTCATTGACGACCAGTTTGGCTTACCCGCTTCTTTCCGACTACTGGTACAAATTTTAACAGCGCTTTTGCTAGTTGCTAACGATATTGGTTTTGATTTAACTTTTAATACTCCCATAGATTCAACGCTATCTACATTATTGACAGTACTGTGGGTAGTCGGAATTACCAATGCTATCAACTTGATGGATGGGATGGATGGTTTAGCTGGAGGAGTTAGCTTTATCACCGCTATGAGCTTGCTAGCAGTTTCCGCTCAGTCTTACAACCGTGCCGCAGCGACTTTGGTTTTAGCGGCTTTGGCGGGTTCCGCGTTAGGCTTTTTGCGCTATAACTTCCATCCTTCAAAAATTATTATGGGTGATACCGGAGCATATTTCTTTGGTTATGTTTTAGCTGCAACAAGTATTTTAGGTGAATTGCAAATAACTACAGTGTTATCAATACTGCCTCCAGCAGTCTTTCTTTTGCTGCCAGTACTGGACACTACCCAAGTTTTTGTAAGGCGATTAGCAGCAGGGAAAAATCCTCTTAGCACGCCAGGGAAAGACCATTTACACCATCGTCTGTTAGCTTGGGGCTTATCTCAAAGACGTGCAGCGCTTATTCTATGGTCAATAACTTTAGCGTGCAACTGGTTAGGAATGACCATCCGCAACATGACTCTAGAAGTTATTGTTGCAACTACGGTGACAATTTTTATACTTCTAGCTTTTACGATTTGGCGGAAAATGCGAAGCGCTTGAGTTGGAGAATAGGAGAATGGGGAGACAAGGAGGAAGGGAATAGGAAGAGACAAATAACTCCTTGGTAGCTCTTTATAAATGCCCAGTTACTAATTACCTATTCTCCATTCCCGTTTTCATTAACAACACCCAAAATGAAGCTGCTTTATAAGACTATTCAAATAGTTCTAACAAAAAGTTTTTATCTTGTTGTACATCAAATTTAAACGATTTAATTGTGAAAAAAGAGACGATTATCATCCATAAAGGAGACAATAAAAATAATATTCCCATACTTCTAGCATCATTATCGCTGTGCAGAAACAAACTGAAGCCAACAACCATACTTATAGATATATAAAACAAAGGAAATACTGACATAAATAAATTAAGAATTTGATTTGGCTTAATTGTGACATTTATCAGACTTCCCCTTTCTTGCGGAGATATTATCCCTTCAATAACAGGTAAGCTATTTCTTTTTTTGTATTTAGAAATTCTTTGAATCCGGAAAGAAAAATTTTCAATTGTACCTTCATAAGGTTTATCTGATGACGGACCGAAAGGAAAACTAAATCTAACTAACTTATACGGCTCAACAAAATTCAACAATTTATCTTCGACTCTATCCGGTCTAAGATAAGTTGTAATTTTAAACTTTTCAGTCGGCAAAATTTTTATCATAATCTCATACTTAAATAAATATCATTCTTGTATAATCTTAAACAAATTAAAATTTCTTTGCTGACCGTATTTACTCGGTGTTAGTCGGAATTAAAATATTTTAGGTGAAGAAAATGAAAATTTTAACTTTTAATTCTTACTCTCTTCCCGTAGAAGATTTTCTATAAGGTAGGTTGGGTTGAACGAAGTAAAACCCAACACTTTTAATTTTTTATTACTAAATCGCTTTAGATTTACCCTGCAATTCCTGCTGATAACTGCTTACTGATTGCTAGCCACTCGATTGCTATTAGCAATCAGCCAACCAATTACTACAAGAGATAAACCAAGAGCTAAAAATCCCATATCCCAAGCAAATTCATTTGCTCCGGGTTTAACGTGATGAACTCCAAGTATTTGATGATCTATTAATCCTTCAACAAAATCAAATAAACCAATACCAATCAAAATTGAGCCAAAAAAAGTTTTAGAAGACCAAACAACATCGCTACGCTTCGCGACTTTCCATAGTAAAACAACTCCTAAAATGGTCATCAAGAAGTCGAAGACGTGGAAGAAACCATCAGCAAGCACGTTTAAATCTATATTAGAGCGATTTGTTAAGGGTTTTACATTACTCAACATATGATGCCATTGTAGGATTTGATGCAGCACAATCCCATCAAAAAACCCTCCTAAACCTATACCCAAACAGATTCCAGCTAAGATTAGCGGTTTGCGTTGATTGCTAGCTAATGGTGATTCCATAATATGTACGATAATAGATGTTTTGTTCTCACGATAAAGCTTTGTTTGAGGAAAAAACTTCTGTCTAGGGGTTGTAGAAAAGAATAAATTTGAATTTAACAAGCAAGCTGTTAACATCTACAGGCATCATATAAGTGGTATATTAAACGACTGTTTTCATATGACTATTTATTTTTACAAAGTTTGGCAACCCTACGGTTGTTTCTCTAACTTTTCCCTGCACTCAATTGAAATGCACAATACTTTATGGGCAACCGTAGAGCATTATTACCAAGCACAAAAGTTTGCAGGAAGTCCTGACGAAGAAATTATTCCTATAATTCATCAAGCTTCTACTCCAGAGGAAGCAGCGGCTTTAGGACGGTGTTCAAGTCGTCAAATGCGTTCCGATTGGGAGTTAGTGAAAACTCAGATTATGCGAGAAGCGGTACTTAATAAATTTCTTACTCACCATGATATTAGAGACATTCTACTTTCAACTGGTGACAGATTGCTTGTAGAAGATTCACCAAGAGATTATTTCTGGGGTTGTGGTGCGAATAAAACCGGACAAAATCATTTAGGGCAAATCTTAATGAGTGTGCGTGAAGAACTCCGCATACTATCTATGAAAGCAATCGCGAAGTAGTTAATTCAACAACATAATTGAGCATATTTAAAGGAAGCATCGCAATTTTTAAAATTGCGATGCTTCCTTTTTAAACCTCTTTCAATATCTAAGAAGAGGTTGAAATATGTATTCTGAATCACGAGTAATCACGGAATTCAATCTTTTATATAAGCGCGATCTAAATGCGGTATCTGCCTGTTCCTCAGAGATATAAGGCATTGCCTACTCTATTAATTCTATACAACTTAAAATAAACTAACTATGCAATAC comes from Rivularia sp. PCC 7116 and encodes:
- a CDS encoding NADAR family protein — translated: MTIYFYKVWQPYGCFSNFSLHSIEMHNTLWATVEHYYQAQKFAGSPDEEIIPIIHQASTPEEAAALGRCSSRQMRSDWELVKTQIMREAVLNKFLTHHDIRDILLSTGDRLLVEDSPRDYFWGCGANKTGQNHLGQILMSVREELRILSMKAIAK
- a CDS encoding MraY family glycosyltransferase — translated: MNIYSFLKSLGIADPSGSGWLAVVFTFLLALVLSWSLIPRIRKFALRVGWADQPNARRLNKEPLPNAGGLAIYAGVIAAVTLASLLRPIELENVLAQVLTVLLGGSILVLVGFIDDQFGLPASFRLLVQILTALLLVANDIGFDLTFNTPIDSTLSTLLTVLWVVGITNAINLMDGMDGLAGGVSFITAMSLLAVSAQSYNRAAATLVLAALAGSALGFLRYNFHPSKIIMGDTGAYFFGYVLAATSILGELQITTVLSILPPAVFLLLPVLDTTQVFVRRLAAGKNPLSTPGKDHLHHRLLAWGLSQRRAALILWSITLACNWLGMTIRNMTLEVIVATTVTIFILLAFTIWRKMRSA
- a CDS encoding DUF2243 domain-containing protein, which produces MESPLASNQRKPLILAGICLGIGLGGFFDGIVLHQILQWHHMLSNVKPLTNRSNIDLNVLADGFFHVFDFLMTILGVVLLWKVAKRSDVVWSSKTFFGSILIGIGLFDFVEGLIDHQILGVHHVKPGANEFAWDMGFLALGLSLVVIGWLIANSNRVASNQ